A window from Pyrococcus yayanosii CH1 encodes these proteins:
- a CDS encoding ABC transporter permease subunit, whose translation MGISAEKILKISGIYLTLFLLMIIIAGAVGMKISRIYANEAVDYIKVTNQNFYRELVENASKENISPEEYYYRLLLSRVSKSNNIILVGLGMLRRSKLYLKNTPNLDLSRAILVSLGIMAGSFCIALLIGTFLGLKFLRSKAIGVMARFFTGVPSWWVGVVLILIFVTKLKILSISDIAISAPSLTRYVLPVTTLVLIYVWEIANFVSYEAPKELTMPYTLADRAKGLPERIVRKHVLRNIAITLSSFSFQKFGELFTDFVAIDVLFGLGGLGSLLKQSFVREIVPPYGVIVRFNYHLFFVVTLTIMTILFLISILLETIRGILDPRVS comes from the coding sequence ATGGGCATATCAGCGGAGAAAATCCTAAAGATAAGTGGGATATACCTCACGCTATTCCTCCTAATGATAATAATCGCCGGAGCTGTGGGAATGAAAATCAGTAGAATATACGCAAATGAGGCTGTTGATTATATAAAAGTCACGAATCAAAATTTCTATCGGGAATTAGTTGAGAACGCAAGCAAAGAGAACATATCTCCAGAAGAGTATTACTATAGGCTCCTGCTATCAAGGGTTAGCAAAAGCAATAACATAATCTTAGTTGGCCTCGGAATGCTAAGGAGATCCAAGTTGTACCTTAAGAACACACCAAATTTAGATCTAAGTAGGGCTATTCTAGTAAGCTTGGGCATAATGGCAGGATCTTTTTGCATTGCATTGCTAATAGGAACTTTCCTAGGTCTTAAATTCCTTAGGAGCAAAGCTATAGGTGTCATGGCTAGATTCTTTACCGGAGTACCCTCATGGTGGGTGGGGGTTGTACTAATACTCATTTTTGTGACAAAACTTAAGATCCTCTCAATCTCTGATATTGCGATAAGTGCACCTTCATTAACAAGATATGTTCTGCCTGTGACAACGCTAGTCCTCATTTACGTATGGGAGATAGCCAACTTCGTTTCATACGAAGCTCCAAAGGAATTGACTATGCCTTACACGCTAGCGGATAGAGCCAAAGGATTACCAGAAAGAATAGTGCGGAAGCACGTATTGAGAAACATTGCAATAACACTTAGTTCCTTCAGCTTCCAAAAGTTTGGAGAGCTGTTTACAGATTTTGTGGCAATTGACGTGCTTTTTGGACTTGGAGGACTTGGATCGCTTCTAAAGCAGAGTTTTGTTAGGGAAATAGTGCCCCCCTATGGAGTAATAGTTCGGTTTAATTATCACTTGTTTTTCGTCGTTACGTTAACTATAATGACAATTCTATTCTTAATTTCCATACTGCTGGAGA
- a CDS encoding energy-coupling factor ABC transporter ATP-binding protein: MIIEVENVSFRYAHSPEPSLRGISMAVRKGEFVGIVGPSGSGKSTFCLTLNGIIPHSIKGEFRGNVYVDGLNTREHSVATLSTRVGLVLQNPDAQLFNMTVEDEVAFALENLGIEREEMERRIRWTLKLVGLWAKRHEFPPNLSGGEKQRLAIASVLVMKPKVLVLDEPTAQLDPLGRKEVLSLIALLNREEKITVILVEHNTEYLLEYADRIIVFDNGRILMEGKPEEVFENVEVLENIGVRIPARIKISYELKRMGLTDKIIFDRERIVEVLRWAYQRRKS, encoded by the coding sequence ATGATAATCGAGGTCGAAAACGTGAGCTTCCGCTATGCCCACAGCCCCGAGCCCTCCCTTCGGGGCATCAGTATGGCCGTGAGAAAGGGGGAGTTCGTCGGGATAGTGGGACCGAGTGGGAGCGGAAAGTCAACCTTCTGCCTGACTCTCAACGGGATAATCCCCCACTCGATTAAGGGAGAGTTCAGGGGGAACGTCTACGTGGACGGCCTCAATACTCGAGAGCACAGCGTCGCCACCTTATCGACGAGAGTCGGCCTCGTTCTCCAGAACCCCGACGCCCAGCTTTTCAACATGACGGTGGAGGATGAGGTTGCTTTTGCCCTCGAGAATCTCGGGATTGAAAGGGAGGAAATGGAGAGGAGGATAAGATGGACTCTCAAGCTCGTGGGACTCTGGGCCAAAAGGCACGAATTTCCACCGAACCTCAGTGGGGGGGAGAAGCAGAGGCTCGCCATCGCCAGCGTGCTTGTTATGAAGCCGAAGGTTCTCGTCCTCGATGAGCCAACGGCCCAGCTTGACCCTCTTGGGAGGAAGGAAGTCCTCAGTCTTATTGCCTTACTCAATAGGGAGGAGAAGATTACGGTCATCCTCGTGGAACACAACACGGAATACCTTCTCGAGTACGCCGACAGAATAATTGTCTTCGATAATGGGAGGATTCTTATGGAGGGTAAGCCAGAAGAGGTCTTCGAAAATGTTGAAGTACTGGAAAATATTGGAGTGAGGATACCGGCAAGGATTAAAATTAGTTATGAGCTTAAGAGGATGGGGCTAACAGATAAAATTATCTTCGATAGAGAGAGAATTGTGGAGGTGTTGAGATGGGCATATCAGCGGAGAAAATCCTAA
- a CDS encoding TrkH family potassium uptake protein encodes MAKLRLGRFINVSDDIFVIRNLIGALLQGIGVAYLVPVLILWFYPEEIDFAPYYIGPGVGSILLGSLLSWHIEKVEDVNLRQAMIASAFVWLFASFVSVLPFMKIAKMSFVDSYFETMSAWTGTGLTMMSNLESKPHILLFWRAWMQWLGGIGIILVALTILIRPGVAAARLYRAEARSERILPNLANTAKIIVKIYAVLTLVGAYLYYLNGMSPFDALLHSMTGLGTGGMSTHDLSIGYFNSLAIETITIFLMILGATNFTVHYRVFKNRSLKEFFKDIQVKYMFYFLGMIIPAMVYSLYRFGNLNPITALREAIFHAVSAITCTGFSIDDLSSYPEVAKVLIGLLMVIGGGAGSTAGGIKLIRIVITFQSLKWTIQQAILPKGAVIKRRVADYEFSEEEVQEVLSFTMTYFAFLVLGTLYIMLRLGEGFANSFFETASAIGNVGLSVGITSPALPVDVKILLIVLMWIGRLEIFSTLVFVVGLAMILPRVFKR; translated from the coding sequence ATGGCCAAGCTCAGACTCGGCCGCTTTATAAACGTCTCCGATGACATCTTCGTCATAAGGAACCTGATAGGGGCCCTTCTGCAGGGCATTGGGGTAGCCTACCTCGTCCCTGTGCTCATATTATGGTTCTATCCGGAGGAGATAGACTTCGCCCCCTATTATATCGGGCCCGGCGTTGGTAGCATACTTCTTGGAAGCCTCCTTTCCTGGCACATCGAGAAGGTCGAGGACGTGAACCTGAGGCAGGCCATGATTGCATCAGCTTTCGTCTGGCTCTTCGCTTCCTTCGTCAGCGTCCTACCCTTCATGAAGATAGCTAAGATGAGCTTCGTGGACTCCTACTTCGAGACGATGAGCGCATGGACGGGCACGGGCCTTACCATGATGAGCAACCTTGAGAGCAAACCTCACATTCTCCTCTTCTGGAGGGCCTGGATGCAGTGGCTCGGCGGCATAGGCATAATACTCGTGGCCCTCACGATACTCATCCGGCCGGGTGTGGCCGCCGCCCGCCTCTACAGGGCCGAGGCTAGGAGCGAGCGCATACTTCCCAACCTTGCCAATACCGCGAAGATAATCGTTAAGATATACGCCGTCCTGACGCTCGTCGGCGCTTACCTCTACTACCTGAACGGAATGTCCCCCTTTGACGCGCTCCTGCACTCCATGACGGGCCTTGGAACGGGTGGTATGAGCACCCACGATCTCAGCATAGGCTACTTCAATTCTCTCGCCATAGAGACGATCACAATATTCCTGATGATACTTGGCGCAACTAACTTCACCGTCCACTATAGGGTTTTCAAGAACCGCTCCCTCAAGGAGTTCTTCAAGGACATCCAGGTCAAGTACATGTTCTACTTCCTCGGCATGATAATACCGGCCATGGTTTACTCCCTTTATCGGTTTGGAAATCTAAATCCCATAACCGCCCTGAGGGAAGCCATATTTCACGCCGTCTCAGCTATCACGTGCACAGGCTTTAGCATAGATGACCTTTCCTCCTATCCTGAGGTTGCAAAGGTTCTCATCGGCCTGCTGATGGTGATAGGCGGAGGTGCAGGAAGCACGGCGGGTGGGATAAAGCTTATCAGGATCGTCATAACTTTTCAGAGCCTCAAATGGACGATACAGCAGGCAATACTGCCAAAGGGGGCCGTAATAAAGAGGAGAGTTGCCGACTACGAATTCTCGGAGGAGGAAGTTCAGGAGGTGCTCAGCTTCACCATGACATACTTCGCTTTCCTCGTCCTCGGAACCCTTTATATAATGCTCAGGTTGGGAGAAGGATTTGCCAACTCCTTCTTTGAAACTGCCTCGGCTATAGGCAACGTCGGTCTCAGCGTGGGAATAACCTCCCCCGCACTTCCCGTGGATGTCAAGATCCTCCTTATAGTTCTCATGTGGATTGGTAGACTTGAGATATTCTCGACGCTCGTGTTCGTGGTGGGCCTAGCCATGATCCTGCCAAGGGTGTTCAAGAGATGA